A stretch of DNA from Micromonospora peucetia:
CTCGGGCCGGTGGGCCAACTCTGCGCCCGCATCGGGCGGCACCTCGGCGCGGACCGGGTGATCGGGCTGGACCTGGTGCCGGAGCGGCTGGCGATGGCCCGCCGGCACGGCATCGAGGTGCTCGACGTCAGCGAACTCGACGACGTGCCGGGCGCGCTGATCGACCTCGTCGACGGGCGCGGCCCCGACGCCGTCATCGACGCGGTGGGCATGGAGGCCCACGGCGCGCCCCTCGGCAAGCTCGCCCAGACCGCCGCCGGGCTGCTGCCCGACAAGCTCGCCCAGACCATGACCGACAAGGCGGGCGTCGACCGGCTGGTCGTGCTCAGGGCCGCGGTCAAGGCCGTCCGGCGGGGTGGCACCGTCTCCGTCTCCGGCGTGTACGGCGGCGAGGTCGACCCGATGCCGCTGATGGAGATGTTCGACCGGGGCATCCAACTGCGGATGGGACAGTGCCACGTGCGCCGGTGGACCGACGAGATCATCCCGCTGCTCTCCGGCGACGACGACCCACTGGGCGTGGAGGACCTGCGTACCCACCGGGTGCCGCTCGCGCAGGCGCCGCAGGCGTACGAGATGTTCCAGAAGAAGGAGGACGGCTGCGTCAAGGTCGTGCTCGCACCGTGACCGGACGGTGAGCCCCTCGCGGGATCACCGGCGTCGATCATCTCACCTAGGGTGGTGGGCCGGAGAGCACTCCGGCCCACCACGACGGGAGAGACGATTGACTATCCGGGTGAACCGCAGGACCGCG
This window harbors:
- a CDS encoding zinc-dependent alcohol dehydrogenase; the encoded protein is MRALTWQGKRDVRVEEVPDPRIVEPTDAVVRITSTAICGSDLHLYEVLGPYLKPGDVLGHEPMGIVEEVGPGVTRLRAGDRVVVPFNISCGACWMCDRQLYAQCETTQVTAEGKGASLFGYTSLYGSVPGGQAEYLRVPHAQFGPIKVPDTGPDERWLYLSDILPTAWQAVRYADTPPGGTLAVFGLGPVGQLCARIGRHLGADRVIGLDLVPERLAMARRHGIEVLDVSELDDVPGALIDLVDGRGPDAVIDAVGMEAHGAPLGKLAQTAAGLLPDKLAQTMTDKAGVDRLVVLRAAVKAVRRGGTVSVSGVYGGEVDPMPLMEMFDRGIQLRMGQCHVRRWTDEIIPLLSGDDDPLGVEDLRTHRVPLAQAPQAYEMFQKKEDGCVKVVLAP